One region of Trueperaceae bacterium genomic DNA includes:
- a CDS encoding ferredoxin family protein codes for MPHIITEPCIGTKDQACVDVCPVECIYEADDQFYIHPEECIDCGACIPACPVDAIYTEEDVPAEWTSYIQKNYDLSGV; via the coding sequence ATGCCCCACATCATCACGGAGCCGTGCATCGGCACCAAGGACCAAGCCTGCGTCGACGTGTGCCCCGTGGAGTGCATCTACGAGGCCGACGACCAGTTCTACATCCACCCCGAGGAGTGCATCGACTGCGGCGCCTGCATCCCCGCGTGCCCGGTCGACGCGATCTACACCGAGGAGGACGTCCCCGCGGAGTGGACGTCGTACATCCAGAAGAACTACGACCTGTCCGGCGTCTGA
- a CDS encoding M20/M25/M40 family metallo-hydrolase, producing the protein MEAADARAWLRLAVATPSPSGREADVVTRLADALPVRPDGVGFDDVRVDDAGNLHAVRGHGPLEVLALGHLDTVPGDVPVEERGGALYGRGTVDAKGPLCAALAAVARLDREVRDALTVRVVGAVGEETPGSVGARHLLATRAAPDRLVILEPSGWDAVTLGYKGRLAVHARAVRPAAHGAGPAASAADDLVAWLATLRAARDAANANGAPRGAFDALQATVTGLTHEHDGLAVRADATVVFRLPPAWPPDRLAAWLTDLPRPPSVTLEIQAERLAAVRSPRDGDLQRAWRTAIRAVGGRPRTVVKTGTSDWNVVADAWPVPTIAYGPGDASLDHTPDEHLDLGAYDAAVDVVRAALAQLAGVHATARTPKGPRRERS; encoded by the coding sequence GTGGAGGCGGCGGACGCCCGCGCGTGGCTGCGGCTCGCCGTCGCCACCCCCAGCCCGTCCGGCCGCGAAGCGGACGTCGTGACGCGCCTCGCGGACGCTCTCCCCGTCCGTCCGGACGGCGTCGGCTTCGACGACGTCCGCGTCGACGACGCCGGGAACCTGCACGCGGTCCGCGGGCACGGCCCGCTCGAGGTGCTCGCGCTCGGGCACCTCGACACCGTCCCGGGCGACGTCCCCGTCGAGGAGCGCGGCGGAGCGCTGTACGGGCGCGGGACGGTCGACGCGAAGGGGCCCCTCTGCGCGGCCCTCGCCGCCGTCGCGCGCCTCGACCGGGAGGTCCGCGACGCGCTGACGGTGCGGGTCGTCGGCGCGGTCGGGGAGGAGACCCCCGGTAGCGTCGGGGCGCGCCACCTCCTCGCCACCCGCGCGGCCCCCGACCGCCTGGTGATCCTCGAGCCGTCGGGGTGGGACGCCGTCACCCTCGGCTACAAGGGGCGGCTCGCCGTGCACGCCCGCGCGGTGCGGCCCGCCGCGCACGGCGCCGGCCCCGCCGCCTCCGCCGCCGACGACCTCGTGGCGTGGCTCGCGACCCTCCGCGCGGCCCGCGACGCGGCGAACGCGAACGGGGCGCCCCGCGGGGCGTTCGACGCGCTCCAAGCGACCGTGACGGGACTCACGCACGAGCACGACGGCCTCGCCGTGCGCGCCGACGCGACGGTCGTCTTCCGCCTCCCGCCCGCCTGGCCGCCCGACCGCCTCGCGGCGTGGCTCACCGATCTGCCGCGGCCCCCGTCGGTCACCCTCGAGATCCAGGCCGAGCGCCTCGCCGCCGTCCGCAGCCCCCGCGACGGCGACCTGCAGCGCGCGTGGCGCACCGCGATCCGCGCGGTGGGCGGCCGCCCCCGGACGGTCGTCAAGACCGGCACGAGCGACTGGAACGTCGTGGCGGACGCCTGGCCGGTCCCGACGATCGCCTACGGGCCCGGCGACGCGTCGCTCGACCACACCCCCGACGAACACCTGGACCTCGGCGCGTACGACGCCGCCGTGGACGTCGTCCGGGCCGCCCTGGCGCAGCTCGCGGGCGTCCACGCGACGGCGCGGACCCCGAAGGGCCCGCGCCGCGAACGATCCTGA